The sequence agtttgagactagcatttgcgatgcggagtaccacgtttcattggtagggaacatggagatgttcgaagcatgcaaatggatattcataggatgaatagtcgaactaccctatccggactttccaagtggttatcacttatcgagtggataaagtccgcggttttggttgtacaccattagtccttacgacttgaaacatcatggagactctatatgctagtactgtgctttgactcgtttaccgactctgagggggtcatcaggtgtcgagattgggtacagttacgacacatataggagtcaatgcattgttgtcaaggattcaccacatacttgcgagtgtggatatcctatgcgatctgaggagatattagtgtgacaaatctctggccagagtacttgatgtgatttaagaaatggtttcttagtagcacatgcgatgtcactaatttgatcttcaagatgtattgcatagttatcgaatcttgagcgactctcgatataccaatggttgttgattcgatcgggatatatggatgaagggaccgtactgtacgctaaccaaaatctactggttcttgtaggcactatcagtgatacctagggaatcatggggcatgttgctaggcgctttaccatgattcgttgggcaagtcggaaagtgttgttccgagtcacaaggagttgtgagcccacggctagctgtatccctgaaccattgagggtcacacagtgtaatggagttttaatccccgttgagatagttaaatttaaagagttaaatttaataaactaaggagttggacttcttaaataagagtaagggagtaggatttcctaaaatgacatagggatggacatttttggaaaccactgaattcggattcaggaaaatttattttgactttaaaacgtgcagaaatggtttctgtgcacattggtgaaatcgtttcatcaatcggagtcacgatgaattttatattaatttctgaacgagtgggctttgcttgtcgggccccagcttatgactaatgggccctaaggtgttagtggcctgcattataaataagttatttcagtacagaaattacacacaacaggtcataatttttgagagcaaaaatcgaaaaccctagttcctctcaaataatatttcggccgcccccttgctctgtcacagagaaattccggtctgtgattttgaatcgcagtaaggaataacgaatcagattcgtttattctcttcgcagaaaacttctgatagattttctagtgcaatctatcagagggattaaacctctgttcgtggacctgattgaaggcgttcatcggttccagggagagacaacaagagcagaattgttctgttggtgtccattaatctcgttgcgagatttgaggtaaaatttatttaattgttatttaaattttacacacacacgtaattcaatcgatgaacggttgatacccataccatggaaacgttccatgaaaaatttttaaacttccgctgcaccgggtatcaatcgtaattggtctgggaactcgccagttttccaacaatgtggtgattataattctccaaaagtgattctaataagaaggtcattgttaaaatcaatctaatcacttatttataccaaactttgattttcagattttcaTATTTGTTTCCAAatactaccaacttttgatttttcttaacttttttataatctataaattaatcactttgAAAAGCTCAATCTATTACAAGCACTCCCTAATTACTAATTATGTCttccattacacatgaaaaCACGATTTAAAATAATGGGTTCCACCAGTCATGGATAGTCAATCAATTATATAACCACAATGAATCAATTTTCAAATATCacctaattattttttaaaaaaaatattgaggagagaaaagaaaaaaaaatgaaaaaagaaaaCCCCACGTGACAATGTTTCAAGCACATCATCATATATATCGCACTCAGTTTCACATTGTTAGACAACTTGATTGGTACATCTTGAGACTGGTGAATTTAAATTTTAGTTGGTGGATTCCTCCCCTAGTCAACGTTGATGTAAAAGTCATACAATTAATTATTAGATATCGTTTGAATTTTTGTACAACTACTCGTTCCCAATGGTATATAATACAATTTGACGAATAATACAATTTGACGAAGCAAGCGCATCGCATGTGTCACGTAATAAATAACTCATGAGTTTTCATATCatctaaaatttatttattattttattgtgttGTAGATTTATTCCAATctataaaagaaaaataaatgttgTGAATACGAACAGTTAAAGATGAAGCTAGTTTGAGAGAGTTTTGTCCGAACCGAAAAAAAAGCTGATAAATACTTCCTAaaaactctctcaaacactacctaaaagtGAGAGATAAAAGGATAAACTAGAGacataaaaagaaaaacaaatggTAAAAACTCACCATGACAAAAACTGATTAGTATATGTTTTTTGCatggaataaaataataatatatataattaagtaAGCAGAAAATACGAATTTCTGATGGATATATGAAACGCAGAAAATCTTAGATTTTGCGAAATTTAATTaagcaacatatatatatatatatatatgtatatatatccaTGTAACAATATACTTCATTATTATTTATTCTAACAAAATTATCATATCCATATATCTTAGTCCTGGATTAATTTTCACCATGACCGAAATGCTAAATATCAtacaattttgtttttttttttaaaaaaaaaaaatgaaactgACAGCAGTACAACACTAGTCGATGATCACTTTCACATTTCTCCATTGCGGAGTAAACCACTAAACCCCACAGGTAAGTGAAATAGCTACTTTTTAAAACTCAGAATAAAGCAAAAAAACAAACCCTAAACTCCAATATTAAATTACCAGTTCACCTACTTGTACTCTCTATACTCTTACCAGCAGTGAAGAGCTTTGTCCACTTCGCACTTAATCATTAACTAAATTACAAGCCAAAATCTCGAGTCATTTATGTCGTACAAGTGGGTCAATGAACAAAATTATTACCCCTCTGCTTTCTTTTACCCACATTTATTTAGCTAGCAGAGCACAGCAATATTGCACAAATTCATTTtcccattaatttttatttaatatttactaCTACTACTCGTTTCTTAATTTAAAATTCGtccattttaattatattttaaaaaaaaattgtgtgcTTAAAGTAATTAATCTTACATTAATATTATTAGTTTCGCACATAAATTATGATTTTACATTCCAATGAGAAGTTTTTTCATCTCCCAATGAATAAATTTGGCTAGCACATGGTGTCATATAGTCAAAGTACATGAGAATATAGTCTGATCGGATTGACTTTTGAGTACAAACAGCAAAAAGACACAAATACATAATTACacacatattaataaataaatgatgTGACAAAATAATTCATATCAGTACAAAAGCAAACTTACAAAGTCGTACGTATAAGTTAATACTTAGGCATAAGTTTTTCAATTGACCATACACATTCAACttgtcaaaaattttaatttttcctataaattcttaaaattattaaatagtaCTTTTAACAAATATTAAGATCTAGCTACCGATGTCATAACTTTGGTTAGTTGACTTAGCCACTGGCATATACATGCATAGTTaactacataatttatttacGAGTCCATCGATATATAATAACATAGATAACTTcatcagtgatttaaattacaAAGTCCAACCAaagattaataaaatttcaaacagaaaaggataaataaaaaaacacaaattaaatttattataaggTTTGAAATGAAACATTAATGTTCAACGTTTAGACCACGTTGTCCTCTTTCCATGCTTTGTTTTTTGCTCAAACCAAAGTGCATTTAGACAACAAACACTAAATTCAACATACATTGCACGATATTTCACATCCCACTTAGCACGCAACCTAATTCTTTACATAATGTTGGAAACAAAATTAAGTTACTATGAATTTAATTCCCTTTTGACTTTTAGATATTAGACGGAAATGAATCAATTATTAGTGATCAGGGGGCTTCGGTTATCGGAACTTATGTACTCTCTTCTCTCGATCAAAACCGTTGCGAAAGCGACATGTGTCTACGTCGACTGAGCTGCGGAGAGACGATGGAGATGAGACCGCCTAGGGGAGGCTTCATCTTCGACCTATAGATCATTTCGTCGTAAGGCCGTCGATAGAACTTCAGGAACGGGAGAAACGATTCGCGCGATTTCTCGACTCGACTCAGCTGGCAGTCCTTGTGGAAGAACAAGGCAGGGGACTGGAAGAATGAGGGCTTGGGAGTTCTAGGATGTCGGATGGTAGAGTAATCcagtttttgtgttttttgtgGCATTGGAGTTGATGGGAAGAAGCCCCTTCCGGCAATGCCACGTGGGGCTGACCTGGCGGTTGGCGATGCGAAAGAGTGGGACCTAGCATTGAGTGGCGAGATGGTGGGTCCCAATGAAGAATGAGAGGGGCCCACTTTCGACGCCGAGGTATTGGCGAACGAAAGATACCAAGGTTTGAGTGAGTCGAGGTGATGAGAGACGGTGAACGAGAATCTTGATGAAGAGCACGATCCGAGTTTGGTCGTTGACGACGGAACGGACGAGTAACGTAGCGACGATGCTCGAGGATAGTAGTTGAAGTCGTCGAGTTCTGCCGAATCGTCGAAATCTAGCGACGTTACGACCGTGGTCACGGGCGAAAGCTCGACAAAAGGCTTCATGCCCTACAATCATCCGTATAATTGTAAtacaatttttatatatatatagaagtgTTGCTTATGAAAATAGAATGAAATTTGATGTCACCTTCCAAAGATAGGAGAAAAGTGAGGGAGGGTCAATGACAAATGCCCTATGAAGCCTACTCGGATAATAATCAGCCACAATCTTCAATGTTGCAAGCAACATGTTCATAAAAGATGATGCTGACCTGAAAAAGCCTGCATTTTCCAACCATATTCTATCACATTAATCGACAAAAATTTCGTTTAATCATAAacttttttatatacatatataaaagtTTCGAACACAAAATCTCGTCTTTCAATTGAGATGTAGATTTCACTGCATTAACATGTTACTGTGGACCGTTCTTTTATCAAAATTTGATTAATCAGAATCTATGTTACCACCGAGGAATGAAAGTAGATATTTCTCAGAAAATAGGAactccttttttaaaaaaaaaaagtcaataaaatttaaattaacgCTTGGGGTCTGACAAAAGTTGATAAAAACCAGGAAGAATTGTGTTACTTTTCCATATCATAATTGAACTAAGATAAAATGACCCACATGCCCTACACCCATTAAATTTCATATCATTTGATATGAAACTTCATACATATTTTTAAACAGGCTAATTAAGCAACAGATGGTCCTACTCCACTCCCCATAGTCAATCCCACTTCGAGGGCATAAAAGGCAATTTCTGAAAAAGTCACAGACACCCAACTTCATGCCCACCCGACACAATTGTTGCTTGATTtggttattaatttattaatgacAAAGATTAATTAGGCGTGACATAGGAAATTACAAATGATTATGGAATTTAAGGGAAAAGGCGTGTTTTGTGGGTATTTTCAGACCTGATTTAATGAGGTGCTTTGGAATCCCCAGACATGGGAATGTACATTAATTGCTGATAAAAGCTGTGCTCTGATTTGGTGTGGCAGAGTATGTAATGAATTGACAATTTTTTTAACTCTTTTTATTTAATGTACCAAAACAAAAGTAGGCAAGTGTAAGAAGATAAATTGTagtaaaacaaaatttaatcaaaAAGGAAACTTACTGGCGTCAAAGAGAAGAACAAACTTCTCTACATTCTTTGCCATTGTTTGAATTGCCACTTCAAGCGTAAACACTAGCAACCGAGTAAACCTTCACATTTCAAAGAAAATACACTTTTAGATCTTATATATTTGGACTAATTGCATTCATTAGTCCTGTGACAAAATTAGCTctcgatattttcaaattttgtgcACAAACATCCCTAACAACTTGCACTGACAAAAGGTTAAtactcaaaatttgaaaacataagAATTTACATGCTCAGGATTtaaaaacatgaaaattaatAAATCGTTTTTCTTGTTTTTAGCAATATCGAGATTTCACGATAATATAAAATGACTTACACTTTATGTGAATGGATTTTCTGATAATCTTGCTTGATTCTGAAAACCTGAGTTCCATCATAACATAACAAATTTGGTAACTTTACAATAAAATCATCACAATATGAttggtaaaaatataaattacttaCAACGATTGGCCGTAATTCGTCGTCGTGACCGGCAACATAAGCAAGTCCATCAGCAAGCTCAGCAGAGAACTCGTCGGCTATCAAATTGTCTTCAAAATCAAAATGATTCAGACCAAGATTAGTGGAAGTATGTTTAATCTTTTCAAACTTGCGTGTATTATAAATAAAGCAAGATTCTCAGTTCAAATAGAAAAACAAAAAGAGAAGGTGGGAAAAAGGAGAgacagacaaaaaaaaaaaaaggtggcCGTAAAAAATGTGAATATTGGGATCTCTTTTCATTTCAAACTGATGGCTGAGGTGAAATCCACACAAATTGTGACGTtggaaaacaaaaaaacaaaaaggacACAAATATTCTGTTGCGTtcgaattaaattaatattaatgaATGCTCTCTTTGGAAACTCAGATCTGTAATATGGCATATATAAAACAATATtaatcaagaaaataaatattacatACCGGTGCCAATGGAGTCTCTCCAAGCAAGACAATTTCTTAGCTGCTTAGCTGATTTCTTCACACTGTCTCCTTTAACTTGAAGAAACCTCTCCACGCAACCATTGCTGCAAAATTTTTCCTGTGGAAGTAAAGTTTCGAGATTTCATCAACTTAAGGAGTGTGAGATTTttgaaagttttaatttagCTTTGACATATATGATtcttgaaaatgagtttgagctACGACAAAAATGACACGAAcccatcataaaaaaaaaaaaaaaaagacaaacgTAAAACACTCATAAATGGGCTGGCACAAAAATATATAAAGCTAAAAatgataaaaacaaaaacaagatTTGAACTGTGCATATATAATACGGCTCAGACAAATTTGTAATGTTTACACACAGTAGGAGGTGAAAGTCGTCATGTGATATCAATATGGCAAGTACTAATTATAATTAACCTGTTTTACAGTGAGTGGAGCTTGTTTCTTCAGAATTTGTAGCACAGATTGAACCCTTTCTTTCTCTTTCTGGTTTTGATCTTTCTTCGCCATTCTCAAGAACACCAAGAACACCGAAcactgtgtgtgtgtgtgtgtttttgaaaattttcaagaaaacacAAAGATACCACTCTTCTTCTTCACGCCAGCATTTTAACTCCACACATAACTGTCttttactgttttttttttcgaaaagaAACAAATTTCGATATATTATAGAGAGATGAGAGAAAGTGTAGAGTGTTGTGTGTGTGAATGTTGTGAAAAGAGCGCCTATTTATAGCCGTGATGAATTTGactctttaattttaattttttgctttacaataataataataataataataatatatatgtcTAAGTTATAACATGACTTTGTAACACTTCAAGTCTTCGATTGTATTCACCATATCTTGGTAAAGTATCAATTAGCAAACTCTCATCttattcttcttattttttttaatgtttgtttatttgtgattttagtcatttattttataaaattttaattttagtcatATATCTTTCGAGTTTTGCAATTTTAGACATATTTTTATCTGGATTGTTGATATGATACATTACAAACGTCTGTGTCACATCAATATTATATCGATGCCAGATCAGCATAACGTcagaaaaatgattaaaattacatcaaaaaaataaaaaataatgatctaaaattgaaatttgagaaATAGAAAACCAAAAAAGTAATTTTCTATATAAATTAGtatttcttgaaaaaatattatcaatTACTTTAGTTCACGCTTCTACAAGGTAGTTTCTATACTTATAATATACTCATATAATATTATAACAAATCGAATTTTATAGTAGATAATTTGTATTTAAAATAGTGTATAAATCCGCCAGCAAATAAATGGATGTTATTGAAGAGGAGACAACAGTGGTCAGAGGGAGACAAACAGTACTTGATCATGAAGACAGCCCGAAAGCGAGGCCTAACGGAAAACGTAAGCCCAATCTGTATCATTAATGCTTTCCCTTTTCTACCCCTACGTACTGATTATCACTTCCATTCATTTTGTCTTGCACTTGTATTTAATTCATCTTAATTATGGCAATGGCCTCGTTTTTGTGTAGCATGGGAATTGATATCTGCAGTCATTTAAgacatgatttttttaaaaaaataataataaaaaaaattactttagTGGTTTGTTGGCGGTTTTCAGCTGAAATTCAAATTTACTCTATATCATATTAAGTATATTCAATAATAATTAGGAAAGGTACTGATACTAGAAATGTCAAAACGGGATAAGTGGATGGACTGACCCACAACCCGTTGTAACTCATTATTAGGCGGGTCGGGCCACCTTTTAGGTTGTTTCAGAAAACATCAATCCAACACAACCCATCTATTTTAGGTGGCGGGACGGGACGACCCACATTTTAGACGGATTGAGAAATTGTCAAttcaacccacctattttgtaTGACTGAATGGGCCAACCCGACAAATTTAGCTCATTTTGACACAGGGGTCCAAAGAAAGATGTCGTTTGAAATCCATTTCTCAAAGTCATCCACTCATCCTCGTATCAAATACATTCCAGTAAATCAAACACATCAATCTAACAACAACCTGATTGTGCATATGGAAGATTTGAATGGACTGACAAatgtttaattaatgttttaaatCAAATATTGTGATCATAAGACAGTACTAACAAATTAATTTTCAATGTTAAGTGTATTTTAAACCattggaaattatatatatccCAAAAACAATAACGTGAAAATTATATTCAACTCCACAAGGCTTAAACATTAGATTTTCTACGTTGAAGTCTAAGTTGAGTTCTCCCATTTTtctgtaaaattaaatttgttccATATAGTTACTCTTTGTATTTggtcatttttatttttctttttcctaacaaaaaattgaaaaaaaaataaaataaaattatgtttCGGTATTGATTGCGCTGGCAAACCTAACAGGAAATCAGTACATCAAATAGAAAATCAGTTTGATTCaagatttttataataaaaagtaTATGAATACATTTGGACGCAGATGgttaatatttttggattaattaatgtttgaGTACAATAATTGTTCTTGTTGGGTAGAACAATCAAATCATGATGCTTGAGCTAGCTGATAtgcagtttaaaagatttgaattccatcattaccaccagctatagaTTTCGGTAAAACAACAAGCATTCGGTGCTACGATTAATTTGACCAGACAAGTAGAAACTC comes from Henckelia pumila isolate YLH828 chromosome 4, ASM3356847v2, whole genome shotgun sequence and encodes:
- the LOC140866873 gene encoding uncharacterized protein, coding for MAKKDQNQKEKERVQSVLQILKKQAPLTVKQEKFCSNGCVERFLQVKGDSVKKSAKQLRNCLAWRDSIGTDNLIADEFSAELADGLAYVAGHDDELRPIVVFRIKQDYQKIHSHKVFTRLLVFTLEVAIQTMAKNVEKFVLLFDASFFRSASSFMNMLLATLKIVADYYPSRLHRAFVIDPPSLFSYLWKGMKPFVELSPVTTVVTSLDFDDSAELDDFNYYPRASSLRYSSVPSSTTKLGSCSSSRFSFTVSHHLDSLKPWYLSFANTSASKVGPSHSSLGPTISPLNARSHSFASPTARSAPRGIAGRGFFPSTPMPQKTQKLDYSTIRHPRTPKPSFFQSPALFFHKDCQLSRVEKSRESFLPFLKFYRRPYDEMIYRSKMKPPLGGLISIVSPQLSRRRHMSLSQRF